CTATTACTCAACTACCGTCATCCCCACCGAAGTGGTCTTTCGTCGTTGATTCAGAGGTTTACGATCCGAGGACCTTCATCCCTCACGCGGCGTCGCTCCCTCAGGCTTGCGCCCATTGGGGAAGATTCCTAACTGCTGCCTCCCGTAGGAGTGGGGCCCGTGTCTCAGTGCCCCTGTGACCGGCCACCCTCTCAGGCCGGTGATCCGTCGTCGCCATGGTAGGCCTTTACCCCACCATCTAGCTGATGGAACGCAACCCCATCCCCAAGCAGTCTTGCGACCTTTACTGCACCGCCACAGCGGTGCAGCACATCCCGTATTAGCCCTCCTTTCGGAGGGTTATTCGGAACTTGGGGGCAGGTCAGTTACGTGTTCCTCACCCGTGCGCCACTCACCCCCGAGGGGGTGCGTTCGACTTGCATGTCTTAAGCACGCCGCCAGCGTTCACCCTGAGCCAGGATCAAACTCTCCATCAAATGGTATTCCATGAGCTCACGCTCGTTGGAAGTCAGTTTGCTCCAAGCTGTTCGCTTGGCTTCGAGCCTCGCGGCTCTGCACACCTCTGGAGTCCCTCGGGGGAGGAACCGGGTGTACCACCCTGTCGGGCGGCCCTGCTCTCGCTTCTCTTCTCCTGTCATGCGGCCCGCCTCGCTTGAGGCTCAGAAAAGATACAGGCATTCCTCCACCCTGTCAATACCCCCAACCCTTCCCTCTCCATCACCCAAAAAAGTTCGGTGAGGGCAGCCTTTTCACGCCACACCTCCCTTCAGGCTCTGCCTCTGCTTCCTGCCTGTTTCGTGGCGCTGGCCCTGGCGGAGCAGGGCAGCTCCCCTATACTCCTGAGCGGCATATGCCCGCGTCCCGCTCAACGGGAGAAGCGCGGAAGGGAGACACGCCGTGCAGGAATTGCTGGAAAAACTGGCGTCGCTCCGGGAGTACCTTTGACATTCCCGGAAAGACGCGAAGACTGAACGAACTGGACCGCGAACTCAGCGACCCGGATCTCTGGAACAACGCGGGGCGCGCCCGCCAGGTGACGCAGGAGGCCGGGAGCCTGCGCCGCGTCGTGGACGGGTACAAGACGCTGCAATCGGACGCGGACGGCCTGAACGAGATGCTGGAGATCGCCAGCGACGAGGAACGCGAGCTGCTGGCCGAGGAGCAGGCCTCCATCCAGACGCGCGTGGACGACCTGTACCGCGAGACACTCTTCACCATGAAGCACGCCGACGCGCCCGCCATCGTCCGCGTGAAGAGCGGCGCGGGCGGCACCGAGTCGCAGGACTGGGCCGGGATGCTGGCGCGGATGTTCATGCGCTGGGCCGAGCGGCGCGGGTACAAGGTGGACCTGCTCGACGAGCAGGCAGGCGAGCAGGCAGGCGTCCTCAGCGCCGAATTCATCATCCGGGGCGAAAAGGCCTACGGGATGCTGGCCCCCGAACACGGCGTTCACCGGCTGGTGCGCGTCTCGCCCTTCGATGCCAACAACCGCCGCCACACCTCCTTCGCGTCGGTGGACGTGGTCCCCGAGGTACCGGAAGAGGAAATCAACATCCATATCCCCGACAGCGACCTGCGCCGGGACGTGTTCCGGTCCCAGGGCGCGGGCGGGCAGGGCGTGAACACCACCGACTCGGCGGTGCGCCTGACGCACATTCCCACCGGGATCGCCGTCGCCTCGCAGGTCACCCGGTCGCAGATCAAGAACCACGAGATCGCGCTCCAGATCCTCAAGCAGCGCCTCTACGACATCGAGATGCGCAAGCGCGAGGAGGAGGAAGCCAAGGCACGCGGCGAACAGAAAAAGATCGAGTGGGGATCGCAGATTCGCTCGTACGTGCTCGACAAGCAGTACGTCAAGGACCACCGCACCGGCCTGATGAAGCACAACCCGGACGACGTGCTTGACGGTGACCTCGACGACCTGATGTGGGCAGGCCTGGAATGGATGGCCGGAAAGCGGGCCGCCGAGGACGCTGGAGACGAGGAATAACGCGATAGAAGGTCAAACCGTCTAAGGGTCAAACGGTCTAACCGCTCGGAGCCAGTCCTTATCCGGCTGTCCCAGCAGTTAGACCGTTCGACTGTTAGACCTCTAGACGCTTCCCGCCGTCTCTCGTGGGAAGCCCCCAGACAGAGTTGCGTGACAGCGCCTCTTTTAAGCTCTAGCCTGCGAGAAGGGCTGTTCCTCTCCCCCTGCCCCTATGACCTCAGAACGCTCCATTCCCGGCTACAAGCTCCTGCATCTGCTGGGGCGCGGTCACACGGCCCTGGTGCATCTCGCGCAGGACGCGCAGGGGCGGCAGGTGGCGCTGAAAATCCCGCTGGAAGAGACGCTGCGCGTTCAGGAGGCCGCCGAGCGATTCGGCAACGAGGTGCGGCTGAGCCTCCAGTTCCGCCATCCCCACATCGTGCCGGGGTACGCCGGGACCGCCTTTGGCCCCCGGGCTTTCGTCGCGCTGGGGTATTACCCGGAGGGGACGCTCTGCGACGTGCTGACGCGCCGCGCAGGCGAGAAGCTGCCGCTGGAGGAGGCCCTGCGCATCCTGGCCGATATCGCGTCGGGCCTCACCTATCTGCACCGGCTGGGGGCCGTCCATCAGGACGTGAAGACCCAGAACGTGTACCTCGCCGGGGGCCGCGCCGCGCTCGGCGACCTGGGCAGCACGTACTTCACCGCCCAGGGAGGGCAGTCGAGCGGCAGCCCCTTCTATATGGCCCCGGAGATCTACCGCGGCGAGAGCAGCAGCCCGGCCAGCGACGTGTACAGCCTGGGCGTGCTGGCCTATGAACTGCTGAGCGGACAGCGGCCCCACCAGGGGAACAGTTACGAGGAACTGATGGTCGCGCACCTCACCCGCTTCGTGCCGCCGCTGTCCCACCTGAATCCGCAGGTGCCGCGCCCTGTGGCCCGGCTGGCGGAACTCGCGCTCGCCAAGCGGCCCCAGGACCGGCCCCCCGCCGACGCGCTGCGCCAGGCGCTTCTGAAGGCCCTGGGAGAGCCCCCGGAAGACGAGACGCCCACCGAGGCTGAATCCCCCGCCCCGGTCACGGCCGCCAGGCAGACCGGCCGCCACAGCCAGTCCGCACCGCCCCCGCCCTGCTCTCTCGCGGCCCCGGCTCCCGAGGAGCGCGGCGGCACCCGCTGGAACCCCTTCAAACGTCGGAAGTGACCAGCGGGAGGTGCATTTCGTACTTGCCGGGCCGCGCCTCGAACCCCAGGCGCCGGTTCACGGCCAGCATGGGCGCGTTGCGGCTGTGGTTGTTGGTCCGCATGAAGGTCAGCCCGGCTTCCCGCGCCCGGCGGATGGCGTGCAGCTTGAGGGGGAGGGCCAGCCCCCGGCCGCGCGCCCGGGGATGGACGGCGGTCAGTTCGTTGTAGGCCATCTCGCGATAACGGACCATCGCCGTCGTCCCCAGCCATTCCCCGTCCGGGCCCACTGCGAGGATGAGCCACTTCGGGTACGCAGCGTGGTCCAGATGCAGCGTCTCCCTGACCTGTGCGAGCGGCCAGCGCGGATGCCCGGCCAGGTCAGGCGTCTCGATCAGGCGATCTGCATAGAAGTCCAGATAACGCTCCAGCGTCGCCTCATCCGCGCCGCCCAGGTCCGTGAAGGTCACGCCCTGATCTTCGGCCCGTGCGAGGGCGTCCAGGTACGGCGTCTCGTCGAAGGTGCCGAGGTCAAGTTCGGAGGCGAAGCGGTGCGCGTGCTGATGGAAGCTCCGGCGTTCGGCCCAGGCCAGGCTCTGCGGGTCGGTGTCGCTCACGTCGGCAGTCAGGCCGGAGGCACCCGCCTCACGTGCGGCCTGCTCCAGCACCGCCCACAACGCCCGGCCCACGCCCTGGCCCCGCGCCTCCGGCTGAACGAGGATGCTCGCGTGCAGGGATCCCGGTGGGTCGAAGGGAAAGAAATACAGGTGGGCGAGGCCACGTACCTCTCCCCCCTCTTCCACGACCCAGCGGCGGCTGAAGCGCGCGGGGTCCCGGCGGGCGTCCTCGGCCTGAACAGCCTCCAGAGGGACATTGCGCTCCAGAACGAGGTTCGACAGGGCCACCCAGGCGGGCAGGTCGGCAGCGGTAAAGGGTCGAACGCTCACGGGCTGGCCTCCACCGCCTTCGCCATCTGCCGGATGCTGCCGAGGTGGTACGCGACGTGGGCGACGGCGCCGGTCAATCCACCGGTGCCATCGCCGCTGGCGGGAGCGTCCGCCTGCATGCGGGCAAACCTCACCAGCTCCTCGTAGGCCTGCCGGACGCGCCCTTGCAGTGCCGCCCACTCCTCCTCGCTGACCTGCGCGGGCTGAAAGCTCCCCTTCCAGTCGAACGGTCCCCGGTCGCCGTCCCGCTCCCAGCGCACGATGACTTCCAGATGAAAGGCGGCGTGCCGCGCGTGTCCGGCAATCGTGGAACCGTGAACGTCCTGGCTGGCCTGCGGCGCGCTGAGGCCAGCCAACGTGGCGAGCAGCCCATGATTCCCGCTGCCATCCGCCTTCGTCCCGTCCAGAAAGGCGGTGCCCTGGCCCGGCGTGCCGCCCTCCACCGCCTCTTTCAGGATGTCGAGGATGCCTTCTGCCCAGTTCTGCTGCTCTTCGCTCATGCCCCAGCGTAGCGGCGCAGGCAGGCAGCACCAATCGTCCGGGTGGCTCTGGTATCGGCGGCGCGGCTCTGCTAAAGTTGCCAGTTGCGCCGCCCGGCGAGGCTGGCCCATGTGGGCAGCACTGCGCCAGCAGCGGCAGAAAGCGAGGTGAATCATGAACCAGTACGACCTGAACCTGATCCTGAACCCCAACCTCAGCGCCGAGCAGCTCCAGATCGAGAAGGACTACATCGAGACGACGCTGCGGAACGCGGGGGCCGAAGTCGCGAACCTGGACGACGTGGGCAACCGCCGCATGGCCTACCCCATCGCCAAGGACCGCGAGGGCTACTACCTGATGTACACCATCCGGGCCGGGGGCAACCCCGAGAAGGACATCGCGGCCACCCTGCGCCTGCGCGACAACGTGCGCCGCATCCTGGTGGTCAAGGACCGCCCGGAGTGGAAGACCAAGAAGGCCTGATCCTGTTACGCCATTGACGTAACCAGATCAACCTGTTACTCTCAGGTCAACCCGCAAGGGCCTTCCGCCAGCAACGCTAGAGTTCCAGTTATCTCGCCAGCTACAAAGGAGAACCCAGTCATGGCCCGAGGCATGAATCACGTTTACCTGATCGGCGCGCTCGCCCGCGATCCCGAACTCCGTTACACGCCCAGCGGCGTGGCTGTCTTCGAGGCGACCGTCGCCGGGGAAGACCACGTGATCGGGAACGATGGCCGCGAACGCAAGCTCCCCTGGTACCACCGCATTTCCATCCTGGGCAAACCCGCCGAGTGGCAGGCCGAAAAGGGCCTGAAGGGCGGCGACGCCGTCATGGTGGAAGGTAGCCTGGACTACAGCCAGTGGGAAGCGCCCGAAGGCGGCAAGCGCAGCATGGTCAAGGTCAAGGCCCAGCGCATCGAGCAGCTCGGCGCCGCACCCGAACTGGTGCAGGATGCCGGAGGCGGCGTGCGGATGGGCGGCGGCATGAACGAAGTGCTGCTGATCGGCAACGTCACCCGCGATCCCGAACTGCGCTACACCCCGGCCGGAGACGCCGTGCTCGGACTCGGCCTGGCCGTGAACGAAACCTGGAATGACCGTCAGGGGCAGAAGCAGGAAAAGACGCACTGGATCGACGTGACCCTGTGGCGCGACCTCGCGGAAGCCATGAAGGACCTGAAGAAGGGCGACCCCGTCCTGGTGCAGGGCCGATTGGTGAACGAGGCGTGGACCGACCGTGAAGGCAACAAGCGCAACAGCACCAAAGTAGAGGCGACGCGAGTCGAAGCCCTGTCCCGAGGCGCGGCCACCGGCAGTGCCGCAGCCACCCCCGCCGGACCTCGCACGCAGACCGCGAGCAGCCCGGCGCGCCCCCAGCCCGCCAGCGCAGGCGCCAGCCGCGCGCAGCCGAGCCGGGCGGCGAACACGGGGACCCGTTCGGGCGGCTTGGATATTGATCAAGGTCTCGACGATTTCCCGCCGGAAGAAGAAGACCTGCCGTTCTGAGCAGGTCCTGAGGAACCCAAATGACGCAAGCGAACAACACGGAGCGCAAGCCCCGCGGCAAGGGGCCCAAGCGTCCCCGCAAGCCGAAGGTTGATCCGTTCTCCATCGGGGAACTGGAAATCACCGACTACAAAGACGTGAAGATGCTGCGCCGCTTTGTCTCCGACACCGGCAAGATTCTTCCCCGCCGCCGCACCGGCCTCTCGGCCAAGCACCAGCGCCGCATCTCGCAGACGATCAAGATCGCCCGCCAGCTCGCGCTGCTGCCCTACACCGAGAAGCTGGTCCGCAAGTAAGGAGACTGGGCCATGCAAGTGATCCTTCTTGAACCCGGTCGCCTGGGCCAGACCGGCGACGTGGTGAACGTCAAGCCCGGCTATGCCCGCAACTGGCTGATCCCGCAGGGCATCGCCGCCCCAGCGAACGCCGCCAATATGAAGACCCTCGAAGCCCAGGTCCGTGCCCGCAAGAAGACCCAGGCGCGCGAAAAGGCCCAGGCCGAGGACCTCGCCAGCCGCCTGAACGGCGTGGCCGTGGAACTCAGTGTCCGCGCGGGCGAGGGCAAGATCTACGGGGCCGTGACCCACGCCGACGTGGCGGGCGCCCTCGACCAGCTCGGGTTCGACGTGGACCGCCGCCGGATCGAGATGCCCAAGACCGTCAAGGAAATCGGCGAGTACGACATCGCCTACCGCGCGCACCCGGAAGTCACCATTCCGATGAAGCTCGTGGTGCACGCGCAGAAGTAACCTCAGTCAAGAGCAGGGCCCCGGCGCAAGCTGGGGCTTTTGCTTGTTCCGGCTGCATTGAGCGATACCTCATTTTGCGCTCTGCCTGACAGGTGACCCCGGCGGGGCCGGATACGGTGAAGGGTGGAGGTTTTCCATGCTCAAGCACGCGCTGACGTTGGCCGTCCTCGCCCTCTCCAGTGCGGCAGCTGGGCAGACCGTCAGGGGAACGGACGTCACCGTGACCAGCGGCGGGAAGGCCTACAAGAGTTACCTCGCCGCGCCCGCCAGCGCCGCGCCCAAGCCCGCCGTGATCCTGCTGCATTCCTTCCGGGGACTGGAGCCGGGCTACCGGGACCTGGTGAACGAGTTGGCGGCGGCGGGCTTCGTGACGCTGGCGCTGGGCTGGCAGACCTTCGAGCGGGAACCCAGTGACGCGGCCGTGAAGGCGCTGGTGGAGGACGGCCTGAAGTTTCTGGGCGCGCGGCGGGACGTGAACATGAACGCGGTGGGCCTGACCGGCTTCTGCGCGGGCGGACGCTACACCATGCTGCTCTTGCCGCAGATCAAGCAGTTCAAGGCCGGGGTCGCCTGGTACGGCTTCCCCGATCAGGGCGGCACGGCGGCCAAACCACAGCCGCCCAGTGCCTTCATCGGCCAGTTGACGGCCCCCCTGCTGATCATTCACGGGACCCGGGACCAGGCCAGCCCGATTGCCAGCATCTACGCCTACGCCCAGAAGCTCGACGCGGCGAACAAGACCTTCAAACTCAGCGTCTACCAGGGCGAACCCCACGGCTTCCTGCTGACCGAAGGCCAGATTGCCGATACCTTCGCCAGCCGGGACGCCCAGCAGGACATGCTGAATTATTTCCGCGCGTACCTGCGCTGAGGGGCCGCGACGTTCCCCGGAGCGTAACGCGCACACTCCGCCGCCGGGGTCTAAAGTAAGGGCACCGTCCCCACTCTGCCCCGGAGGTGCCCCGATGAACACGCCCCTCACGCCCCTGGACCTGATCCGGCGCGGCCTCAAGACCTACCCCGACCGGCTGGCGGTGACGCAGCCCGGCGGCCCCAGCTTTACCTACCGCGCGTGGGGCGAGCGCATCTTCCGCCTGGCGCGCGCGGTGCGGGAAGCGGTGCCGCCCGGCTCGCGGGTCGCGGTCCTTTCGCCCAACACCCACGAGGGCCTGCTGACCTACGCGGCGGTGCCCTGGTCGGGCAACGTGCTGGTGCCACTGAACACCCGCCTCACGCCGCCCGAGTACGCTTTTCAGTTGAACCACGCGCGGGTCAGCCTGGTGCTGGCCGACGCTGCCCTCGCGCCGAAGGTGGAGGAGGTCTGCCGCGACCTGGGCATTCCCCTGTGGGTGATGGGCGAGGGCAGCAACTTCGAGGAACGCCTGGGCGCGCAGGACGGCTCGCCCCTGCCCCTCCCCGAACTGGACGAGGACGACGTGATCACCATCAACTACACGTCGGGCACGACCAGCAGCCCCAAGGGCGTGATGCTGACGCACCGCAACACGCTGCTCAACGCCATCGAGACGCTGTACAACCTGCACTTCGACCAGGACAGCGTGTACCTGCACACCCTGCCCGACTTTCACGCGAACGGGTGGGGCGGCGTGTGGAGTCCCTTCGGGGTGGGGGCCACGCACGTGACGTTGCCCGCCGTGCGCGGCGACACCATCCATGACGCGGTCCATGCCCAGGGCGTGACCCACCTGTGCGCCGCGCCGACGGTGCTGAGCATGATCACCGACCCCGCCACCGCCCGGCGCACACCCCGCACCGTGCGGGTGGCGACGGCGGGCAGCCCGCCCCACGCCCGCACCATCGCGGACATGAACGCCCTGGGCTTCGACGTGCTTCAGGTGTACGGCCTGACCGAAACCAGTCCCCTGATCACCGTCGCGGAACTCTCGGAGGCCGAGCGGGCGCTGCCCACGCCGGAGCGGGCCGCCCTGACCGCCAAACAGGGCTTCGAGATGCTGCTGGCCGGGGAGGTGGAGGTGATGACGCCGAACCTCACGCCGGTCCCGCACGACGGGCAGACCCTCGGGGAGATCATGGTGCGCGGGAACCTGGTGATGAAGGGCTACCTTGACAACCCGGAGGCGACTGCCAGGGCCTTCGAGGGCGGCTGGTTCCACAGCGGGGACGTGGCGGTGGTCCACCCTGACGGGCGCATCGAGATTCGGGACCGCAACAAGGACGTGATCATCTCGGGCGGCGAGAACATCAGCAGCGTGGAGGTGGAAGGCGTGCTGTACGCCCACCCCGCCGTGCGCGAGGCGGTGGTGGTCGCCCATCCCGACGAGAAGTGGGGCGAGGTGCCCTGCGCCTTTATCGCCCTGCACGCCGGGCAGACGGCCAGCCCCGAGGACCTCAGCGCGCATGTCCGCCAGCACCTCGCCGGGTACAAGGTGCCCAAGCACTACATCTTCCGCGAGGACCTGCCCAAGACCGCCAGCGGCAAGTTCCAGAAGTTCCTGCTGAGGAATGAACTGTGGGCGGGGCGGGAACGGGCGGTGAACTGAGATGAGGTCAGGCTAGGACCCGGCCCGCACGGACGATGGTGCGAAGACGGCGCGTGGCGGTGATGTCGCGGGTGGGGTCCCCCTCGACGATCAGCGCGTCGGCATGGGCGCCGGGACGCAGGACCCCGACCAGCGGTTGTCCATTTTTGGCCAGCAGGCGGCCCGCTGTCCCGGTCGCGGCCCGCAGAGCTTCGGTGGGCGTGAGGCCCGCCTGCGCCACCAGGTGTTCCAGTTCGGCGTGGAGGCCCCCGCCGGGCAGGTTGTCCACCCCTGCCGGAGTGTCGGTGCCCGCGCCGACCTGACCGCCCAGATCGAGGACGCGCCGGGTGAGGGTGGCGGCAAGGCGGGCGTCCCAGTCGGCCACGTCCCGCTCCTCCGCCGTACCCCCGTGTACCGCATCCCATTGGGCACGCAGCCCATCGGCCACCTTCCCGCCCCGGCTTCCGTGCGGCAGGTCGCCCAGGTCGGCGCGTTCCGCGTGGCGTGTGCCCTCGTAGATGCTCAGGGTGGGGACCAGGACCGCTTCCGCCTCCACCACCGCCTGCGCGAATCGGTCGAGGAGACGCTCACCGGGAAACTGCGTGGTGGGGTCGAACCCGAGCCGCCGGAAGGTGAGGGCAAAGCCGCTGGCGTGCTCGATGGTTTGCACACCCAGGCTCAGGGCTTGCAGAGCATCCACCTCGGCCCCACCAAGCCCACGGGTCATACGCATTCCCAGGTCCGTCATCACGGGCAGGCCGTGTTCGCGTACGTGCTGGACAGCCGCCGCGTAGGCGTCCGGGGGAAGCTGCTCGTACAGCTTGACGGTATCCACGCCCGCTGCGGCCAGCGCGTCCACCGCCGCCCGCGCCTCGTCGGCGTCGCGGAGCATCCAGGCGCCTGCCGCCGGGTCGCCCACCTCGCCCAGTATCCCCGGTCCGAAGTGCCGGAAGATGCTGTTCGGGCCGTCCAGAATGGTGCCTGCCCCAAACACATGCGGCCCCTCGCCTGTGGAGGCCAGCGCGCGCAACTCCGCCAGCACCTCTAGGCTGTTGCCCGCGTCGCGCACGGCGGTTACCCCCGCCCCCGGAAACCAGCGGGCGTAGTGGGGCCGGACGTGGACGTGCAGGTCCACCAGGCCGAGAAGGATCGTGCCGTCCGGCCCCGCGTCCAGCACCTCCACCCCTGCCGGGAGCGGCAGGTGTTCGGCCACCTCCAGCACCCGCCCGCCCCGCAGCAGCACGGTGGCCTGGGGCCAGAGGGTTTCGCCGTCGAAGAGGCGTCCAGTGAGGGCCAGCATCGGGGAAGGGGGCATGCCCTCAGCGTGCCGCCGCGCCTTCTCACACCGTAAGCTGGGCGTGTGAGTAGCGTTCTGAACGTCACCGGACCGGCTGCCGTCAGGCTGCTGACGCACGGCCGGGCGCGCAGGGTGCTGGGCGCTTTTTTGAAGGGCGAGAACACGGTGGCGGGCGCCGCGCGGGAACTGGGGCTGGATCTCCGGGTGGTTCACCGGGACGTGCTGGCCCTGAAGGCGGCGGACCTCCTGCGGGTGGTGCGCGAGCAGAAGCGGGCGGGCCGTCCGGTCAAGGTGTACGCGGCGGCAGCTCCGGCCTTTTTCGTGCCGTTCTCCGCGACGGGCGCGGCGGAGTTGAGCGAGCTGGGCGCGGGCCGCACCAGCCGCTATGAAACGCTCTTCCGCGCCGCCTTTTCCCGCGAGTTCGAGCGGCTGCACCACGAGCAGGGCGGCGGGCGGGAATGGGGCGTGCGGCTCTACCTCGCGCCGGAAGGTCAGGTGACCACCGATACGAGTTACGAGGGCGCGGACCTGATCGACGCGGGCGTGCGCTATCAGGGACCGCTGGGCCTCATCCTGAACGCGGACGCGACCGTGACCCTCAGCGAAAGCGAGGCGCGGGAGGTGCAGGTCGAACTGATCCGGCTCCTGATGCGGCTGCGCCCCCGGACGCTGGCCCACGACGCGGCGGGCAGCGGCCGCCCCTACCTGCTGCGGCTGGGCCTGGTGCCGGTGACGCCGGAGGAACGCGCGGCATTGTCCTGAACCCCTCGCCCTGAACCCCGGGCGCTGAACAACGGCCGGTCAGCCGGACGTGGGCACTGCTTTCTTAAGGCTTGGAGCTAGACTGTCAGGCGAGTGTACGCACTCGCACCACAACACTTTTCTGACATTTCTTCCGGGTGTGCCGCGAGCGCCGCTCAGGTACGCCCAACCTAGACCGAAAGGAAGGGCCACCATGACCATGCTGTACTTCGTGCTGGCGCTCCTGGGGGGGTTGGCAGGCGGGTTTTTGATGGGGCAGTCGCGGGGACGGCAGGAACGGGCCGCCATCGACGACCAGCTCCAGCGCGAAGCCCGCGCCGAGGCGGACCGTATCCGGGCGCAGGCGGGCAGCGAAGCCCGGCAACTGCGCGAGCAGGCCGAGGTGCGCCTGCGGGACGCGGAGCGCCGCCTTCAGGAAGCCGACGACCGGGAACGCCAGGGCACCCTCCAGTTGGAGACGCAACGGGAACAACTCCAGACGCTCCGCACGCAGATCGAGGCCGAGCGCGGCCAGGCCAAGCAGGACGCTGCGCGGGAACGCGAGACGCTGAGCGCCGACCGCCAGGAAACCCGGCGCGAACGTGACGAACTCAAACGTGAGATCGAGCGCCTGAACCGCCGCGCCGAACAGCTCGACGCCCGGGGAGACAAACTCGACGCGCTGGAAGAGCGCCTGGAGGACGCCCGGCACGCGCTGGCCGAGCAGGAGGCCGACCTGGCCGAACGTGCGCGGCAGATCGACCTGAAGCTGTACGAGGTCGCGGGCCTCACCCGGGAAGCCGCCCGGGAGCAGATTCTGGGCCAGCTGGACGCGGAACTGGAGGAGGAAAAGGCCATCCGCGTCAAGGCGATGACCGAGCGCGCGGTGGCGGAGGCCAAACGCACCGCCCGCAACGTGATCGCGCAGGCCATCCAGCGCAGCGCCAGCGAGACGAGCGCCCAGATGAGCGTGTCGGTGGTGCCGATCCCCAACGACGCGATGAAGGGCCGCCTGATCGGCCGCGAGGGCCGCAACATCCGCGCCTTCGAGGCGCTGACCGGCGTGGACCTGATCATCGACGACACCCCCGAGGCCGTGATCCTGAGCAGCTTCAACCCGGTGCGGCGCGAGGTGGCGCGGCACGTGCTGGAAGCCCTGGTGGCCGACGGCCGCATCCATCCCACCCGCATCGAGGAGATGGTCCACAAGGCCCAGGACGAGATGAAGAGTTTCATTCACGCCCAGGGCGAGGAGGCGGCCATCGAGGCGGGCGTGGTGGGCGTCAAGCCGGGGCTGATCCAACTGCTGGGCCGGATGTACTTCCGCAGCAGCTACGGCCAGAACGTGCTGAAGCACTCCGTCCAGGTCGCGCACCTGACCGGCATCATGGCCGACGAGCTGGGGCTGGACGCCGCGCTGGCCCGCCGCGCCGGGCTGATGCACGACGTGGGCAAGAGCATCGACCGCGAGATCGAGGGCACCCACGTCGAGATCGGCATCAATCTGGCCAAACGGTTCGGGGAGCCGCCGGAAGTCATCGACGCCATCGCCCACCACCACGACCCCGAGAACGGCGAGACGCTGTACAGCGTGCTGGTCGCCGCCGCCGACGCCATCAGCGCGGCCCGGCCCGGTGCACGCCGTGAGGAACTCGAAGCCTATGTGCGCCGCCTGGAACAACTGGAACAGATCGCGGTCGCCTTCCCCGGCGTGCAGCAGGCCTACGCGATCCAGGCGGGCCGCGAGGTGCGCGTGATCGTGCAGCCTGAAAAGGTCACGGACGCCCAGGCCACCCTGCTGGCCCGCGAGATCGCCGGGCGGGTCGAGCAGGACATGGAGTACCCCGGCCAGGTGCAGGTCACGGTGGTGCGCGAGAGCCGCGCGGTGGAAGTCGCGCGCTAAAGGGAGGGGGGCAAGGGGGGGGCGGTCGCGCGCTAAGGCGGACCGCCCCTCTCCTTTAACCGCTTCGGCCCACCTTAAGTTGGTCTTACCAC
The window above is part of the Deinococcus metallilatus genome. Proteins encoded here:
- the prfB gene encoding peptide chain release factor 2 (programmed frameshift); the encoded protein is MQELLEKLASLREYLDIPGKTRRLNELDRELSDPDLWNNAGRARQVTQEAGSLRRVVDGYKTLQSDADGLNEMLEIASDEERELLAEEQASIQTRVDDLYRETLFTMKHADAPAIVRVKSGAGGTESQDWAGMLARMFMRWAERRGYKVDLLDEQAGEQAGVLSAEFIIRGEKAYGMLAPEHGVHRLVRVSPFDANNRRHTSFASVDVVPEVPEEEINIHIPDSDLRRDVFRSQGAGGQGVNTTDSAVRLTHIPTGIAVASQVTRSQIKNHEIALQILKQRLYDIEMRKREEEEAKARGEQKKIEWGSQIRSYVLDKQYVKDHRTGLMKHNPDDVLDGDLDDLMWAGLEWMAGKRAAEDAGDEE
- a CDS encoding serine/threonine-protein kinase, producing the protein MTSERSIPGYKLLHLLGRGHTALVHLAQDAQGRQVALKIPLEETLRVQEAAERFGNEVRLSLQFRHPHIVPGYAGTAFGPRAFVALGYYPEGTLCDVLTRRAGEKLPLEEALRILADIASGLTYLHRLGAVHQDVKTQNVYLAGGRAALGDLGSTYFTAQGGQSSGSPFYMAPEIYRGESSSPASDVYSLGVLAYELLSGQRPHQGNSYEELMVAHLTRFVPPLSHLNPQVPRPVARLAELALAKRPQDRPPADALRQALLKALGEPPEDETPTEAESPAPVTAARQTGRHSQSAPPPPCSLAAPAPEERGGTRWNPFKRRK
- a CDS encoding GNAT family N-acetyltransferase, yielding MSVRPFTAADLPAWVALSNLVLERNVPLEAVQAEDARRDPARFSRRWVVEEGGEVRGLAHLYFFPFDPPGSLHASILVQPEARGQGVGRALWAVLEQAAREAGASGLTADVSDTDPQSLAWAERRSFHQHAHRFASELDLGTFDETPYLDALARAEDQGVTFTDLGGADEATLERYLDFYADRLIETPDLAGHPRWPLAQVRETLHLDHAAYPKWLILAVGPDGEWLGTTAMVRYREMAYNELTAVHPRARGRGLALPLKLHAIRRAREAGLTFMRTNNHSRNAPMLAVNRRLGFEARPGKYEMHLPLVTSDV
- a CDS encoding DinB family protein yields the protein MSEEQQNWAEGILDILKEAVEGGTPGQGTAFLDGTKADGSGNHGLLATLAGLSAPQASQDVHGSTIAGHARHAAFHLEVIVRWERDGDRGPFDWKGSFQPAQVSEEEWAALQGRVRQAYEELVRFARMQADAPASGDGTGGLTGAVAHVAYHLGSIRQMAKAVEASP
- the rpsF gene encoding 30S ribosomal protein S6, which produces MNQYDLNLILNPNLSAEQLQIEKDYIETTLRNAGAEVANLDDVGNRRMAYPIAKDREGYYLMYTIRAGGNPEKDIAATLRLRDNVRRILVVKDRPEWKTKKA
- the ssb gene encoding single-stranded DNA-binding protein; translation: MARGMNHVYLIGALARDPELRYTPSGVAVFEATVAGEDHVIGNDGRERKLPWYHRISILGKPAEWQAEKGLKGGDAVMVEGSLDYSQWEAPEGGKRSMVKVKAQRIEQLGAAPELVQDAGGGVRMGGGMNEVLLIGNVTRDPELRYTPAGDAVLGLGLAVNETWNDRQGQKQEKTHWIDVTLWRDLAEAMKDLKKGDPVLVQGRLVNEAWTDREGNKRNSTKVEATRVEALSRGAATGSAAATPAGPRTQTASSPARPQPASAGASRAQPSRAANTGTRSGGLDIDQGLDDFPPEEEDLPF
- the rpsR gene encoding 30S ribosomal protein S18 — encoded protein: MTQANNTERKPRGKGPKRPRKPKVDPFSIGELEITDYKDVKMLRRFVSDTGKILPRRRTGLSAKHQRRISQTIKIARQLALLPYTEKLVRK
- the rplI gene encoding 50S ribosomal protein L9, whose amino-acid sequence is MQVILLEPGRLGQTGDVVNVKPGYARNWLIPQGIAAPANAANMKTLEAQVRARKKTQAREKAQAEDLASRLNGVAVELSVRAGEGKIYGAVTHADVAGALDQLGFDVDRRRIEMPKTVKEIGEYDIAYRAHPEVTIPMKLVVHAQK
- a CDS encoding dienelactone hydrolase family protein; this encodes MLKHALTLAVLALSSAAAGQTVRGTDVTVTSGGKAYKSYLAAPASAAPKPAVILLHSFRGLEPGYRDLVNELAAAGFVTLALGWQTFEREPSDAAVKALVEDGLKFLGARRDVNMNAVGLTGFCAGGRYTMLLLPQIKQFKAGVAWYGFPDQGGTAAKPQPPSAFIGQLTAPLLIIHGTRDQASPIASIYAYAQKLDAANKTFKLSVYQGEPHGFLLTEGQIADTFASRDAQQDMLNYFRAYLR